TGAAATATGTCAAGGTTAACTTGCAAGCGAGGCAAGAAGACATAATGGCAGCAAAACAAATGCAGAGGATTGCTGAGATCCAAGaagtcctcctcctccagtgagTGCAAAACATGGTAGAAAACACTGGTGACCCCCATCCAAAGATCACGCCAGAGCCTCTCCATCCTGtgtataagtaaataaatacgtGTGTGTAGATAAATatctagacagacagacacacacacacacttcccacAAAAAGTTATGGATATTTGACTTCTGTGTAAAATTAATAGAAAACTTAAAAATCTGTGCTACACTGGTACATCATGAATGCATGCAATAGTAATTTCTCAagcattttattaaaagaaaattgaacaattgtttggtttggttttgtttgattATGTATAAATGTAAGCAGTATGATGAAGATGACTGTTTAGATACAAGCTGTCAATTCAACCAGAATATTTAACAGTTGATTCATGGTTCTGatacttttgtattttgtagTTAATCATTTTGTTAGTGAACATCATGCATGTTCTGCATTAAATACTGAAACATTAAACAGTTGATCATTTGCATTGAAAAGTTGAAAGTAAAATTAAGTTCACCTGTGATAGTTATAGTACATTcgacataaaacaaaaagctgaatatcccCGACTTTTTGTGagttgtgtatatataaaaaatttcagtgacataaaaaaagtttacaGTGTGTTTCTTCAACATGTGTCAAGCTCTGATTCCAGGTCAACAAGGGCTGAAGATGTTTGCAGGTCTCACAAACCTTTGGTTGTGCACACTTTTGCCAGCAATAACGCTTCCGTTATCAGGACCACGTACTGTGAACATCCGACGTGCCACTCCAACATTCTCTCCACCATGATCTGCTCACACCCTGAAACATTTCACAATTATTATTGCTAGCAGCTGGTTAGTTTAGTTGGCAGAGAATCAGTCTCCCATGTGGGAGGCCAGGGTTCAGGgaacaaatattaacaccttccagttgggtccatctgcaagacccttaatgctgcTGCCTAACCagtgtaagtcgctttggataaaagcatcagctaaatgactgtaatgttaatacaaaaaaatacagttttcatTTGAGACACCTTTAAAACTACAAACTCAAATGTAGTGATTGAGCAAAATTATGACTCATGAGTCATTTGCTTAGCTTCTCTCTCAATTTTATACTGACATCTACGAGGTAAGTGCGTTTAACATACCGTATCTATACACTTTTTGTATCAATTGTTGGGTTGACTGTCTGGCGGTAGCTTTTAAATTATATCCACGCTAGTAATAACAAGACTACTACCTGGCCCAACCCCCACTCAGGTTATTTTCCTGTCTTTCCTGTCACTTTAACCCACTGTCTACCATTGTTGAAGTCGTGGCTAAgtggtaaaataaattttccGGCGGCATATTTTGCTAGTTTAGTTcatcaataaactaaatgttaTATAATGTTACAAACAGACGTATGTATATTTTTTGGATGGACATGGTCACTATTACTACAGTAACTTAGCGGGCTTACAGTAGCTTACGTTAGTTCTGTTAATTTGACAACTAACCTAAACTTATATATTACCCTTATTTTGTAGATGGGTgtatattattcattcattcattgctcTGACATTTTCCCTTCACAGGGCAAATATATATAGATAATTCAGCACttatttaaattgatttgaGGTTTGCAGCTAAACTTTTTAACAAGTTGCCCTTTCTAAGTTAACTGTAGTAGAAATAACACTTTAATTGTAAGTCATTGTGTATATGTAGTGTCTgcaaatttttatttgtattacatAATAATTTGCTCATCTATTACAACTAAGCAGCAGAGTTGCTGAAATGGTCTTttactgatttatttctttattttctttgaacaGATGGAACCCGCTTTTGTAAACGTGCTGATGGAAGCCTGAAATTATCTGACTCCACTGAGGCAATGGAGATTAAAAAGGCTAACCAGGGAAAGCCGTGGATGCGACCATTGTGTATGCCCTGCTGCAGCAAAAAGGAGATCCgtccaacagaaaacatttgctgGGTTTCTCTGAACTCCAGTTTGGTATTTTTTTCCGTGAACAGACCTTTAAGTGGGTTCTGGAGAATGCTCTTGGGTCTGCTGCTTACCTTGTGGTCTCAATGAAGAGGGATCCTGCAGGCAGCAGCAAAGCCTCAAGAGAACATGCACAGAATAAACTGTTTCAGGGAGTATGTGGAGCTCTTTCCTTCAGGCAGAATTGCCATTGCCATGAAGGAACAGCAGTATGTTGGGAAAGTGTCCCAGCAGACAGCCACCATGCAGCAGGGTTCTGCTCAGAGATCTCCATCACAGCCTTCTCCTCTCAAACACTGCTCTACTGCTTCCCTGTCCTCTCTCTTGGTCAAGAAGATGCCAAGCGAGCAAAACCTGACAAAGATGGTGAAAAGGCTGGTGTCTCCCTGTAACGTCAAACCATGTAAGGAAACATGTAATTGTAtggattacattttattattacactgcCATTCAGTAGTtgtgatgttttatgtttgtttgtttctgttttttgttttctttttgtgtagcTTTGACGCAGTCACATACCCAGCCCTCATCCACTGTCAGTCACCCTCCTGCATCCACTCTTCCAGCCCCAGGACCCTCCCCTGCCTTTGTGAAGGAAGCTCCATCCACGTCTGCAGTCCCAGGACCCTCCTCTGCCTTTGTGAAGGAAGCTCCATCCACGTCTGCAGTCCCAGGACCCTCCTCTGCCCCCGCCCATGTGGCTCCAGGTGTGGAGAGCACCAAAAGGTGAGTTAAACTAAGAAAACACAATATTCGGATAATGTAAAAAGTCAAAGATATTTTAAGTCACACATCACATCACTCTAATACTTTTTTTGCACATATAATTTTTTACTACAGGCGTTTCATTGGGATCACAGTGCTGCACAGCGGCCCGACTGCAACAGAGTGGTTGAGGCTGTTTTTGTGAAGCTCTGTCCGCTGTGAGGGACTCAAGATACACTGTGGTGGTACGCGCTTACAAAAACATCAGGGAGTGCGTCATCACAAATGCCAGGCTGATGAGTGAGACCACAATCCAGCTGCCTGAAGTAAACGCTGCTACAGTTTCACAGCGGTGAGTTtgatttataaaaatgtacatatttacactttgcATAGAACTGATTTTGTTGACCACTAATTATGAGACTTTCTTTATGAGACGTGATTACATATTCCAGTCTGGGGCCTCAGGAAAATATATGTGAATCACATCAAAAGAAAGATCTCATATTTTTGTGCATTATACTACGTGAAAACTTTGGTTTTCCATAtacattattttgtgttttcataggTACTGCAGGCAGTGCAAGGCACAGGAGCGAGACATTCTTAAACAGGGTATTCCAGCTCAACAAGCACCAATGGCAGCCCCGGCAAAACTTCCGGCTGCCCTGCAGAAAGGACAAACTGTTGCTTTTGGCACTTTGGCTCAGCCTCACCTTTTTGTTCTGCCACCGAACACTGCTGGGCAGGCCCAGCTGAAAGGGAGGCCACAACATCAGGCACCTCCACAGCAATTTGTGCCTGGTCCGCCTGCTCCTCTGCCCATTATGGTACCCCGGCTTCCAGCAATGCCTAAACCGTCAAATATTGCAAACACACCGATTTATATATCCATACCACCATCATCTCCCACACAGTCAACACCGCAAGCTGTTCCTTACACCACTCAGCAGTACAGATGCAGAAAAATGGAGGCAGAGCAGGCAGGCATTGCAAAACGAAAATACTCAAAAAAGACAGACATAATAGTTTGCAGCAAGTGCCAAAAGGACAGGAAGCCACCGACACATCGGCAGTATTTCGATAACTGGTACTGTGAAGAGACTGAGACTCAGTCCTATGAGGAGTGGAGGGCTTTACTGCAGAAACGCGAGTAtggcaaaagaagaaaaaaaaataaagcagaaaatgaggAACACTTAGTACTGCAGTTTCAGTACACAGTACGCTGCAAAtctgctttttgtttagttaatttgcagtgcagtttaatttaatttattattgtcatGTGGcaaagacttttatttattaatcatattttaggattatttatcattttatattattattattttattttattttaaagattgatgttttttattctatttaataCTTGTTTTTTGGGGAGATTTATGAGTGCTattgttattgtgatttctatttgtattgtttctgctccatttgtaaacagttttttctgtgtattaaagatatattttttttaattctttctttattatctttcttaaaaatgttttatatgtatatgtgtgtgtatatatatatatatatatatatatatatgtatatacacacacacacacacacacacagaacagtgaTATGCAACCTGGACTAATACATGATGAagtaaaaatggataaaaataaataatattaaaaacatatttaaatataaaaataaacagcactAATGCAATAGGACTAATGTACAtgtttgtagaaataaaaaaaattgccattctttttaaattaatgcagTAGAGGTtatctattcatttatttatttttatttaattgcaagATCATTatattataaacaaacattagAAACACTACAAAAGCCATGGTGAAGGGACAAATATTACAAAGTAATATGTGGTATAAGTACATGGACAAGTGTGTACACGAATAcgtttttacatgtgtgtgtatatatatgtgtatttttCTGGCAGCCTCTGGTCATTTTCGCGTATTTGTGGGCTTGCCGAATGCGGTACGCGAACCCGCGAGCTCGGGTTTCGTTCCTGCATTCATGGTAGTTTTACCTCGACTAACAGGCTGTGTCCTTGGCgcagttggcagagcatcagTCTTCCATGTGGGAGACCAAGATTCAAATCCGCCCTGGGAAAAATAACACCTTCCCCTTGGGTTCTTAGGCAAGACTCTTAATGCTAGTGCCTAACTGTTGTACGCTGATTTGGATAAAAGTATCTGCTAAAAAAGGTTGTAATGTAATAAGTTCTCAGTTCCAGCTTATAAATCTTCAGTCTGTCTTTATAGCTCTCATagtgaacctgcagctttgttttccactACCTGCGTTCAGCTTTCGACATTCAGGTTTTTCAGCTTTTACCAGCgtggcatttttccatggagctctctttttggcagcGATCACTTTCACCCTGGTGGGAGCAATGACATCAATAATGCTGTAATTTTACCACTGAAATGATCCACAAGCTCATCAGCTGAAGGCCAGGGGAGGGGTGAGGGAGAGAAAGCTTGTATAAATATTTCAGTggtatttattttcacaatatACCGTTTCTTGATAACCTCTGTCTGGGCTTTTTTGTTGACACTTtagaagaaaacacaggaatgatcagacagagcaacatccatcaccacaaccttggaaatattcagaccttTAGAGATGACTAGATCCAGACAGGGTCCTCTGTTGTTTTAATGCACTAAGATGAacatgggatttttttttctgtcatttgtttttgaatttacatttctgtttctgcattttgtagtttaaataaatatggacACTAAGTCATCAAAACCATCAGTCCAAAACATGAGTTCGTCTCACCGTGCACAGGCAGGTGATGTACCGTGGTGACCATGACTGTCCCACATTCCTACGTGTATAACCACAGGGTCCTACTGTCCCATACAAATAGGCCGATAACCACTGATCATGTCCATTTAATCGAGTGGTAACAATCGAATCGGATATAAGAATATGTGTTTGAACAAGTGTGCTCTGTAATGATTTAATATTACAATAAATAcgataaaatatttatatagataaaaaaattgaaaacataCCTGTAtataaatgatgaaataaatatggtaaatggactgtacttatatagcacttttccagtcatggTTACTACTCAAAGCACTTCACGCTACATAttacattcactcattcacaccCCAATaaacacatcaggaggcaaactggggttcagtgtcttgcccaaggacactttggcatggAATCAGGGGAAGCCTGAAATTAATCTACCAACTTCCCGGCTGGTGGACAACTGCTCCTCcttctgagctacagccgcTGGTTTAtcgtttttataaaaaaaatataataaagcaGCTGCAGCCTTCTGAGAGTGAACAGCCAATCAAAATCAGTCACTCTGTAAAAATACCTGAATCCCATCAGAGGTGACCCTGACCactaaaaccagtaaaaccaggtATCTGGGTCACACAtacagactgtgtgtgtgtctgagtttatCAGGGTCTGTAAATAGTGTTTATTGTTCtctgcagtgtgtgtgatgtaacaTATATGAAGTATACATGTCTGACCTAACTCATTGTTCCTATTTGTTTCCAGAATAACAGCTGATGTTATTGTGATATCtatggtctgtgtgtgtgtgtgtgtgtgtgtgtgtgtgtgtgtgtgtgtgtgtgtgtgtgtgtgtgtgtgtgtgtgtgtgtgtgtgtgtgtgtgtatttgcgtgTGTACGCCTGCCAGAGGATTTAAAGCTTTGGTGTGGAGCCTCATGTGAATGCCGACCAGATTCTGCCTGAACAATCCAGCTAATTCCTGTGTGCGAGTGTGTTGTTGGATTACTCGTGTGAGTGAAACATGTGTTCTCATGGTCGCACTATGTGGACTGGTCTGTGGGATTGACAGCTGCCTCAGTAGAGGGTCAAGACAAGGGTGTCACCAGGAAATGGACCAGAGTCAACGTCAGTGTTTAAtccagaaaacaacaaactgtgTCCCTGCTGCTGACAGTGACGTCGCTACATAGCAActagtgtgcctctagagagagagtggcgccaccggaagctcaaaacgcttgccgatcacgtggtccatgtagcctccaaaagttccaggaagtgcttggcggccaatacaaaacaataggaaaactacgataatcggtaaataatgatcaatgaaggctttgctctgcaatatttttatagttgtgttcattgatatgaatcatcaaagttttactaaacctgtttgacatcaacagcaatgtaaatcataatattttctgtttttttaactttaactttcagactgaggcataccaacaggtgaagACAATGATTTAtcaagtgactacacaataaatctaggctcacagcataatgataactgttcttacaggaaatctatatccaataaataaaatttagatccccaattcatttcaaataaatgggttatctattcttacatattagtatctacttgtgtgaattgcttttaagtcttaagacttattttgactgaggcagactgactcacaatataatgtgttcttacagaaaatccatggcaaataaataaaattttgatttcaattcatggaaaatacatggctttctatcactatttgttaactatcccaagacttactccctacatatacataataaatcagacaaacaccctttgttttccaaatgcatttaatacctaaaagaattcctttacaataaaactcgactagatcagcatgtctagtcatttcttttctctgctatccttgaatacagtcttcaccatggtatgctgtgctgcatggggatgctccaatcgctcagagaaaggcgtgcgtatgtatggcttccccaaagacagggacagaaggaaaatatggatggccaaagtcagcaggatacatctgaccaccatcagggactgtgaaaacaaaaaatatgtgaagtaatcatattaaaacaatgcattacacattttcaaagaccatatcattgggaagtttatttttaaattaaacacatcacagggagatttatatggttgaggttgcagaatatagaaaaaaagacaggaaacaacacttaaaagtggccaaagcaggaaggtgaagaagaacagtatcccagttaacagcaggcaaccccagaactgataatacaacataattaatatataatagtataatatatagtgaatatatatgactgaacttttcaccctgcaatatcaaatgacagccctaatattgtataattgtatgggCTGTACTATTCGACAAAACAGCTCACTTtctagttattatgtaaaatgaacggtGTAATTATTGGTCACACATTATGACCCAcatacagaatcatcttcatatctttgtccataattccacagccttataaatatattaaaattaaataaaaatgtaactacaatcgctctccctacacattaacctcgctatcaacggtgttggatcaatttatattgacgaacagaatttacattcatcagcctgtggcatctgctgctatcagtgtgctagtgTAAGAGTGCGGGCGCGAGTGTGACGTAAAAGGAACGCTACATTGGTGGCAGCGGTAACCGGAGTGAGTCCTGGCTTTTGGAGCAGTTTCTCTTTTGACAATTGCTGAACTTTCTAGTCGGTCCTGCTAGCCGGCTAGCTGTACACGTGTGGATTGGAGCGGCATGTTTAGAGTGAAGCGCGACAGTACGGACTGGGACATGGATGAGGATTATTTCGGAGGTACTGCTACATGGACTGATGGCGTGAGTGGCCTGAGAGTTGAGCTCCCGCCGCCGTTTCGTGGAGACGGTGAGAGACCGTTTGCTACGTGGGTGAAGCAATTTGAAGCCGCGGTCCGTGCCCAGACGAGGGGGACTAGAGGCGGGAAGTACGCTGCTGTCTTGGGGAATCTGCTACCTACGAGGCTGGATGGCGCGGCTTTCCTGTTGTGGGACAGTCTGCCGCCGGATGTCCAATGTGACTATGAACGAGTGAAAGAGAGGTTGAAAGACGCCTTCGGTCAAAAACAGTTCCTCTTATACTTCCAGACATGCATATCTGCACGTCCCCGTCAGCCGGAAGAGAGTTTGGAGGTCTATGCAGCTGACATCTCCAGGCTCGTGGCTGAGGCTTTTCCTGACTATGACAGAGCTGCCAGGGATGGTGAGActtttagactttttcttgCTGGGCTCGACCCTGCCCTCCAGGCTAAGTGCCACGAGCAGGGGGCGACTGACGTGGAGGAGGCATTGACTATAGCGGGCCGCTGTGAACGGGCCAGGCAGGCTCTGAAGGCTGGGTTGCCCTTCTCTAACCCACATCCTGCTGTTGTGGCCGCCCTCAATCCAGCGCCGCCTAGTGTCGTGGACTGTAATGCTGACGCCACGGAGAAGCTTGTGCACGCAGTGGAGAGACTCACCTCACGGATGGACACTTTACAAACTGAGGTGAGGGATTTGAGAGCACAAGCCCGTGGGACTGAGTGTGGTGGTCGTGGCTCCCCTTTTCCTGGGACTCATCAGCGGAGCCCGGGGGAGCGCAGAGAGCAACGGCGTGCCTGTCACTGCGATTGTGGTGGGTTTGGATGCAGGTCCGCCTTCAGAGACTTCCGGACGGATGTCCACGCGAGAGGCCGGTCCCCACAACGCAGGCTTCAGGGCGGATACGGCGACGCAGAATGGTCTCCACGAGAACGGGGCACCCGCGACACCGCTGCTGGCTTCTCGCCATGCCGGCTGGATGGCGAGGATCCTAGGGGGCCATTCTTTGCGGAGGAACGTCAGCCGCGGCGGGGAGTGAGGTTTCTATCTCCCTCCCGCCGATCCCCATCACCATCCTCACACAGACAGGAGCAGGGAAACTTCCAGTAGCTGGCATCGAGACCCGGATGCCAGTGTCTCCACCACAGGGTCACAATGACAACTCTGCGGTGACTCAAGACCCACAGAGGGACTGTTCGGTGGGTGAGTCCCAGGCCACAGCCTATGTTAAAGGACTGGTAGAGAGCATTGATGTGACTGTGTTGATTGACTCTGGCTCTAATGTTTCTTTGATTTCTGAGGAGTTCAGAATGTCCGTTCCGGCTTTACGTAAACGTGTTTTGAATACACAGTATATGTATGCACGTGCAGTGAATGGACAGTTACTGGACACGTTAGGTACTGTGGTCCTTCCCATACAGTTGGGGGGCAGGTCTTATGAGCAAACTGTACATGTTGTGCGGGGGGCCACACAGACTATTTTGCTGGGTTTTGATTTCATGCGGCAGACACATGCAGTTTTGGATGTGGGTCGTGGGCTCCTCTGCATTGGTGATGTTAACATTCCTCTCTTGCAGGTTACAGATTTTATTCCAAAATGTTATAACATCTCTATGTCTACTGATGCTACTGTTCCGCCCTTCAGTGAAATGATTGTCCCTGTTCAGGTGGAGCCCTCCCGTAGCGCGGGCCCAATTATTGACTCGTACCTGGGCTATTTAGAGCCTGAGGTGCGTGACAGCATGGGCCTGGTGGTTGCACGCACCGTAGCACCAGTGAGGAATGGATGCACTGTGGCACGGCTGCTCAACCCAACCAACCGGGAGCTGCAACTGCGCCCGGGCTCTCACCTGGGTGTATTTCATCATGTGAATGAATGTGACATACTTACCCCTGCCGAGACTTTTGGCTCTTCACGAGTGGATGCCCCCTTACCTGATGTGACCGATTGTCCACTGTCTGATGATCAGAGGCAGCAGCTGCAAGCCTTGCTGGGGAAGCATCAGGGGGTGTTCAGCCCGGCGCGGGGTGGAACAGGCAACCCCGCTCTGACCAAACACCACATTCAAACTGGTGGACATCACCCAATAAAGCAACGGGCCTACCGCACTTCCCCCGACAAGCGGagggaaataaacaggcagGTCCAGCGCCTTTTGGGGGATGGCATTATTGAGGAGAGCTGCAGCCCTTGGTCCTCTCCTGTGGTTCTTGTGAGGAAGAAGGATAACACATGGAGATTTTGTGTGGACTATAGGGGTCTTAATGCTGTGACAATAAAGGACTCCCACCCGCTGCCGCGGGTTGATGATACACTGGACGCCCTAGCAGGGGCCACCTGGTTCAGCACCCTGGACTTTTCCGACGGTTACTGGCAGGTGGAGGTGGCGCCAGAGGACCGCGAAAAGACTGCGTTCACCACTGGGCAGGGCCTCTACCAGTTCAGATCCATGCCCATGGGGCTCACAAATGCGCCGGCGACATTCCAGCGGGTTATGGAGCTGGTGTTAAAGGGGCTGCCATGGCACATCTGCATGGTATATCTTGACGATATACTGATTTACAGCAGGTCATTCGGGGACCATCTTTCAGCTCTGGGGGAGGTCTTCACCCGAATTGGAGCAGCGGGGCTGCGGCTGAATGCCAGGAAGTGCCACCTGGCCCGTGACCATGTGGTGTTCCTTGGGCACATCATCTCTGCTGAGGGGCTTCGCCCGGACCCCAAAAACACAAGCAAGGTCAAGTCATGGCCTATGCCAAGGTCTGCTACTGAGGTGCGTGCCTTCCTGGGTCTCTGTTCCTACTATAGAAGGTTTGTAAGGAGTTTTGCCCAGCGAGCAGCCCCCCTCAGTTACCTCACAGGCAAGGACGTTCCATTTCAGTGGACTGCAGATTGCCAGGGGGCGTTTGAGTCCCTGCGGGATGCCCTCTGTGCAGAACCCATTATGGGTCATCCAGACTTCACCCACCCTTTCATGCTATACACCGACGCTTCCCAGGTggctgtgggggcagtgttggcACAGGATGTTGGTGGTCTGGAAAGGGTGGTGGCTTATGCCAGTCATTCCCTCACAGCGGCTGAACGACGATGGTCTACGTATGACAGGGAGCTGTGGGCGATAGTGTGGGCTGTTCGTCATTTCCGACACTATCTGGGTCTTCGCCCATTCACCATTGTTACTGATCACCGGCCGTTGTTGGGCCTACGGCGGCTTCCCATTGACAATGACAGAACGGGGCGCCGCAGCCGCTGGGCCCTGGAACTGGACCCTTATGACTGGGTGATTGTGCACAAGAGTGGGAATCAACACACGAACGCGGATGCTCTTTCACGCAGACCCGACCACGGAGCAGAGTTGGTGGACGATCATGCCCCTGCTGCTGCTCGTGCTCTTGTGCACACAGGTACCCAAACAGGTATAGACAGTTGCCCCAGCACCGTGTGCGCCATAGAGactcccacccccaccccagCCCCTGCAGCGGATCCGAGTTCAGGCCCCGGCCCCCAAGCGTGTGTAGACCGGGCCTTGCTCTATACTCTGTCACACAATGGCTCCAGTGTCAGGGAGCTCCAGCAGAGTGACACTGACATTGGACAGGTGTTGGCCTGGCTGGAGGAGGGTCAGAGACCCCCAAGGTGGAGGTTAAGGGATGCTGGTCAGGGTTTGAGGAGACTTTGGCATGAGTTTCCCCGGCTGGTCTTCGTTGACGGGCTGTTGTGCAGGGTTGTTGGGCTGTTGGATGTGGGGCGAACTACGCAGGTTGTGGTTCCTGCTGTCCTGGTTCCTGAGGTCCTCAGACATCTGCACGGCACACCTTTGACGGCTCATCTTGCTTTTGACCGGGTCTTGGCTCGTGCAAGGGGCGTGTGTTATTGGCCGACCATGCACAGTGATGTCAAAGCTTGGTGTGATCG
This region of Melanotaenia boesemani isolate fMelBoe1 chromosome 13, fMelBoe1.pri, whole genome shotgun sequence genomic DNA includes:
- the LOC121650994 gene encoding proteoglycan 4-like, coding for MHRINCFREYVELFPSGRIAIAMKEQQYVGKVSQQTATMQQGSAQRSPSQPSPLKHCSTASLSSLLVKKMPSEQNLTKMVKRLVSPCNVKPSLTQSHTQPSSTVSHPPASTLPAPGPSPAFVKEAPSTSAVPGPSSAFVKEAPSTSAVPGPSSAPAHVAPGVESTKRDSRYTVVVRAYKNIRECVITNARLMSETTIQLPEVNAATVSQRYCRQCKAQERDILKQGIPAQQAPMAAPAKLPAALQKGQTVAFGTLAQPHLFVLPPNTAGQAQLKGRPQHQAPPQQFVPGPPAPLPIMVPRLPAMPKPSNIANTPIYISIPPSSPTQSTPQAVPYTTQQYRCRKMEAEQAGIAKRKYSKKTDIIVCSKCQKDRKPPTHRQYFDNWYCEETETQSYEEWRALLQKREYGKRRKKNKAENEEHLVLQFQYTVRCKSAFCLVNLQCSLI